The following proteins come from a genomic window of Sphingosinicella flava:
- the era gene encoding GTPase Era, which yields MSERCGLVAVVGAPNAGKSTLVNALVGQKVAIVSPKAQTTRVRLMGIAILGEAQILLMDTPGIFEPKRRLDRAMVAAAWGGAQDADLIALVVDAKTGLSRRIEEMLDTLKQRREPKILVLNKVDVTPKEELLTLTARLSERLDFEDIFMVSATTGDGVTDLKKALAARMPEGPWHFPEDQVSDATDRMLAAEVTREQLYHQLHAELPYESAIETEKYEERKDGSVAIHQQILVGRDSQKAIVLGKRGTRIREIGEAARKELSELLGRKVHLFLHVKVNPKWEEDRGLYREIGLDWVE from the coding sequence ATGAGTGAAAGATGCGGCCTCGTCGCCGTCGTGGGCGCGCCCAATGCGGGGAAGTCCACTTTGGTCAATGCGCTGGTCGGCCAGAAGGTCGCCATCGTCAGCCCCAAGGCGCAGACGACGCGCGTTCGCCTGATGGGCATCGCGATACTGGGCGAGGCGCAGATCCTGCTGATGGACACGCCGGGCATCTTCGAACCCAAAAGGCGGCTGGACCGGGCGATGGTCGCCGCAGCCTGGGGCGGAGCGCAGGACGCCGATCTGATCGCGCTCGTGGTGGACGCGAAGACCGGTCTCTCGCGGCGGATCGAGGAGATGCTCGACACGCTGAAGCAGCGGCGGGAGCCGAAGATCCTCGTCCTCAACAAGGTGGACGTGACGCCGAAGGAAGAGCTGCTGACGCTCACCGCGCGCCTGTCCGAAAGGCTGGATTTCGAGGACATTTTCATGGTGTCCGCGACGACGGGCGATGGGGTTACGGACCTCAAGAAAGCCCTCGCCGCCCGCATGCCGGAGGGCCCGTGGCATTTCCCGGAAGATCAGGTGTCGGACGCCACCGACCGCATGCTTGCCGCCGAAGTCACCCGCGAACAGCTCTATCATCAGCTGCATGCCGAACTGCCCTATGAAAGCGCGATCGAAACCGAGAAATATGAGGAAAGGAAGGACGGCTCCGTTGCCATCCACCAGCAGATCCTGGTCGGGCGCGACAGCCAGAAGGCGATCGTGCTCGGCAAGCGCGGCACCCGCATCCGCGAAATCGGCGAGGCGGCACGCAAGGAATTGAGCGAACTCCTGGGCCGCAAGGTCCACCTCTTCCTTCACGTAAAGGTCAACCCGAAATGGGAGGAAGACCGCGGCCTCTATCGCGAGATCGGGCTCGACTGGGTGGAATAG
- a CDS encoding NAD-dependent deacylase yields the protein MADIQNIVILTGAGISAESGVATFRGPDGLWEGHRVEDVATPEAFARDPELVQTFYDQRRAKLRSVEPNAAHRALARLDAEWPGELLVVTQNVDDLHERAGAGRVLHMHGELKSAWCLACDARVRWEENLLGGPPCPSCGASGRLRPDIVWFGEMPYEMERIERALHKADLFVSIGTSGAVYPAAGFVQTARYLGVRTLEMNLEPSQGSIFFHESRVGLAGELVPQWVEEMLAS from the coding sequence ATGGCGGACATCCAGAACATCGTCATCCTGACCGGCGCCGGCATTTCCGCGGAGAGCGGCGTCGCGACGTTCCGGGGGCCGGACGGCCTGTGGGAAGGGCATCGCGTCGAGGATGTTGCGACGCCGGAAGCCTTTGCGCGCGATCCGGAGCTGGTGCAGACCTTCTACGATCAGCGGCGGGCGAAATTGAGGTCCGTCGAGCCGAATGCTGCCCATCGCGCGTTGGCGCGGCTGGATGCGGAATGGCCGGGCGAGCTTTTGGTCGTCACCCAGAATGTCGACGATCTCCACGAGCGCGCCGGGGCGGGGCGCGTCCTTCACATGCACGGCGAACTCAAATCCGCCTGGTGCCTCGCCTGCGATGCGCGGGTGAGATGGGAGGAGAATTTGCTGGGCGGTCCGCCCTGCCCTTCCTGCGGCGCATCGGGCCGTCTTCGTCCCGACATCGTCTGGTTCGGTGAAATGCCCTACGAAATGGAGCGCATCGAACGCGCGCTGCATAAGGCCGATCTCTTCGTCAGCATCGGCACGTCCGGCGCTGTGTATCCCGCCGCCGGTTTCGTCCAGACCGCCCGCTATCTCGGCGTCCGCACCTTGGAAATGAACCTGGAGCCGAGCCAGGGCAGCATCTTCTTCCACGAAAGCCGCGTCGGCCTGGCGGGGGAGCTAGTACCGCAATGGGTCGAGGAGATGCTGGCTTCTTGA
- a CDS encoding MATE family efflux transporter, whose translation MHALVAHDRHLWRAEARATASLAYPIVLTNVAQALIHATDVVLLGWVGARTLAAGTLGINLYFAFLIFGMGLVTAASPMIARELGRKAHSVRDVRRTVRQTMWAAVAIAVPIWAITWNAEAILLAFGQEPGLARDAAAFVRSLQWGLLPYLLYLVLRNFLAALERPGWSLAVGIAAVCVNAIVNYGLIFGKFGLPALGLMGAGIGSSLSNLFMFASMVLVVTFHPRFRRYRLFGHFWRSDWERFREVWKLGLPIAVTLGLEVTIFNAAVFLMGLIGASSIAAHAIAIQVAAFTFMVPMGLAQAATVRVGTAYGRNDREGITRAGWTAFALGTGFMTLMALVIWSIPDTLIAAFLDTKDPANAEVVALAAAFLSVAALFQIVDGAQVIGAGMLRGLHDTRIPMIYAAIGYWAVGLGTSILLAFWAGWDGVGVWTGLAAGLAAVSVLMIWRWTRRERLGLVDGCASSAPRP comes from the coding sequence ATGCATGCACTGGTGGCTCATGATCGGCATTTGTGGCGCGCCGAGGCGCGGGCGACTGCGTCGCTCGCTTATCCGATCGTGCTCACCAATGTCGCCCAAGCGCTGATCCACGCGACGGACGTGGTGCTTTTGGGTTGGGTCGGGGCCCGGACGCTCGCGGCGGGAACGCTCGGCATCAATCTTTATTTCGCTTTCCTCATCTTCGGCATGGGCCTCGTCACCGCGGCCTCGCCGATGATCGCGCGGGAACTGGGGCGCAAGGCGCATAGCGTGCGCGACGTGCGGCGCACCGTGCGGCAGACAATGTGGGCAGCCGTTGCGATCGCGGTCCCGATCTGGGCTATCACCTGGAATGCCGAAGCCATCCTGCTCGCCTTTGGACAGGAGCCCGGACTGGCCCGCGACGCCGCGGCGTTCGTGCGGTCGCTGCAATGGGGTCTTCTTCCCTATCTGCTCTACCTCGTTCTGCGTAATTTCCTCGCCGCGCTGGAACGGCCGGGCTGGTCTCTGGCGGTCGGAATCGCCGCCGTCTGCGTCAACGCAATCGTCAATTACGGCCTGATCTTCGGCAAGTTCGGACTGCCCGCTCTCGGCCTCATGGGGGCGGGAATCGGTAGCTCTCTGTCCAATCTCTTCATGTTCGCCAGCATGGTTCTGGTGGTCACGTTCCATCCGCGCTTCCGCCGTTACCGCCTGTTCGGTCATTTTTGGCGCAGCGACTGGGAGCGCTTTCGCGAGGTGTGGAAGCTCGGTCTGCCCATCGCGGTGACGCTAGGGCTCGAAGTCACCATCTTCAATGCCGCCGTGTTCCTGATGGGCCTGATCGGGGCCAGCTCCATCGCCGCCCACGCCATCGCGATCCAAGTCGCCGCCTTCACCTTCATGGTGCCAATGGGCCTGGCGCAGGCGGCAACGGTGCGTGTCGGTACGGCTTATGGCCGCAACGACCGCGAAGGGATTACCCGCGCGGGCTGGACCGCATTCGCGCTGGGCACCGGTTTCATGACCCTGATGGCCCTGGTGATATGGAGCATTCCGGACACCCTGATCGCCGCCTTCCTCGACACGAAGGATCCCGCCAATGCGGAGGTGGTGGCGCTTGCCGCCGCCTTCCTGTCCGTCGCGGCGCTGTTTCAAATCGTCGACGGCGCGCAGGTGATCGGCGCGGGCATGCTGCGCGGGCTGCACGATACGCGCATTCCGATGATTTATGCGGCGATCGGATATTGGGCGGTCGGCCTCGGCACATCCATCCTGCTGGCCTTCTGGGCGGGCTGGGACGGTGTCGGCGTCTGGACCGGCCTCGCCGCCGGGCTCGCCGCCGTATCGGTGTTGATGATCTGGCGCTGGACGAGGCGCGAAAGGCTGGGGCTGGTCGACGGTTGCGCTTCGTCCGCCCCGCGCCCATGA
- the dapB gene encoding 4-hydroxy-tetrahydrodipicolinate reductase encodes MIRIGLFGAGGRMGKAIIGAAHGIADIVDESPDAFIDFSAPAALKSNLDAAVAAGKPIVIGTTGLTLDHHAALDEAARAVPVLQAANMSLGVNILAHIVRETAARLGPDWDIEILEMHHRHKADAPSGTGLLLGRAAAAGRGVDLDAVSDKARDGITGPREEGHIGFAVMRGGSVAGDHQVVFAGEGERIELGHRAESRAIFAQGALKAAQWIVGKPAGRYTMDDVLGLS; translated from the coding sequence ATGATCAGGATCGGATTGTTCGGCGCGGGCGGACGAATGGGCAAGGCCATAATCGGCGCGGCGCACGGCATTGCCGATATTGTCGATGAAAGCCCAGACGCCTTCATCGACTTTTCCGCGCCTGCGGCTTTGAAATCCAATCTGGACGCGGCGGTGGCGGCGGGAAAGCCCATCGTGATCGGCACCACCGGCCTTACGCTCGACCATCATGCCGCATTGGACGAAGCCGCCCGTGCCGTTCCGGTGCTGCAGGCCGCGAACATGTCGCTCGGCGTCAACATTCTCGCCCACATCGTCCGGGAAACGGCGGCACGGCTGGGGCCGGATTGGGACATCGAAATCCTGGAGATGCACCACCGGCACAAGGCGGACGCCCCATCCGGCACGGGCTTGCTGCTCGGTCGGGCAGCGGCAGCGGGCCGCGGCGTCGATCTCGATGCCGTCAGCGACAAGGCCCGCGACGGGATTACCGGTCCGCGCGAGGAAGGCCATATCGGTTTCGCGGTCATGCGCGGCGGATCGGTGGCGGGCGACCATCAAGTGGTATTCGCCGGCGAAGGCGAGAGGATCGAGCTCGGCCACCGCGCCGAAAGCCGCGCCATCTTCGCCCAAGGGGCGCTGAAGGCCGCGCAGTGGATCGTGGGCAAACCCGCCGGACGCTACACTATGGATGACGTACTGGGCCTTTCGTGA
- the nth gene encoding endonuclease III — translation MNKTEVETFYARLAERTPNPKTELEYVNTYTLLVAVVLSAQATDAGVNIATRPLFKTVQTPQAMLELGEDGVREAIKTIGLFRTKAKNVIGLSRMLVDHYGGEVPRTREELEALPGVGRKTANVVLNTAFGEETFAVDTHIFRVGNRTGLAPGKTPLAVELKLDKVTPGPYRKDAHHLLILHGRYVCKARVPECWRCVVADLCRYKSKTPPPGTDAGSKASKRRGEQKA, via the coding sequence GTGAACAAGACGGAAGTCGAGACCTTCTACGCCCGGCTGGCGGAGCGGACGCCCAATCCGAAGACCGAGCTTGAATATGTGAATACCTACACCCTGCTCGTCGCCGTCGTGCTGTCCGCGCAGGCGACGGACGCAGGCGTGAACATCGCCACTCGTCCCCTCTTCAAGACGGTGCAGACGCCGCAGGCAATGCTGGAGCTGGGCGAGGACGGCGTGCGCGAGGCGATCAAGACGATCGGCCTCTTCCGCACCAAGGCGAAGAACGTCATCGGCCTCAGCCGCATGCTTGTCGACCATTATGGCGGGGAAGTACCGCGCACGCGCGAGGAACTGGAGGCCCTGCCCGGCGTCGGCCGCAAGACCGCAAACGTCGTGCTGAACACCGCGTTCGGCGAGGAGACCTTCGCCGTCGACACCCATATCTTCCGCGTCGGCAACCGCACCGGCCTCGCGCCCGGCAAAACCCCGCTCGCGGTCGAGTTAAAGCTCGATAAGGTGACGCCGGGGCCCTATCGCAAGGACGCTCACCATCTCCTGATCCTCCATGGCCGCTACGTCTGTAAGGCGCGCGTGCCCGAATGCTGGCGATGCGTGGTGGCCGATCTATGCCGTTACAAGTCGAAAACACCGCCGCCCGGCACAGATGCTGGATCCAAGGCGTCGAAGCGGCGGGGCGAGCAGAAAGCCTAA
- a CDS encoding transglycosylase domain-containing protein gives MTPGADPRGAADAKLPPRWRWWKRGFYAFSAIFFLLIAWLAITAPLSKSLQPIAPPSITLLSADGQPIARRGAVIAEPVVLSELPDHVTGAFTAIEDRRFQSHWGIDPRGIARAMWNNLKAGGMREGGSTITQQLAKMSFLSNDRTFGRKAQEAAIALWLEAWLTKDEILTRYLSNAYFGDNVYGLRAAARHYFNRDPEDLNAGQAALLAGLMKAPSRLAPTKNLKGARERAKLVVGAMVETGVLTQAEADRLKPVKLNVGPVKDLPTGTYFADWVLGEARARADTGYGEQTIETTLDSRLQALANRVVRRAGLGRHQVALVAMRPDGRVVAMIGGKSYKDSPFNRATQAKRQPGSTFKLFVYLAALRAGMTPESRIEDAPVTIGDWSPRNSDGRYRGTISLRDAFARSSNVAAVRLQERVGRNNVTQAARDLGLSGALTPQPSLALGTSGATLLEMTSAYAAVAANRYPVAAHGLPQPEEGWFSQMWNGPKSFGNRTWQMLLDLLWASANEGTGRAAALPVPTFGKTGTTQDSRDAIFIGFAKDLVVGVWIGNDDNSPLPGGTAGGGLPARIWRDFMGGALGVGVRAAPATTQETEPDISNENLSIDAVIGDDSGIVNLEIDTPALDVTIPIPVRPGDDEEIPEPSVVIAPPPSREPAGQTGERR, from the coding sequence ATGACGCCGGGGGCCGATCCCCGAGGGGCGGCGGACGCGAAGCTCCCCCCGCGCTGGCGGTGGTGGAAGCGCGGCTTTTACGCCTTTTCAGCGATCTTTTTCCTGCTCATCGCCTGGCTCGCGATCACCGCGCCCTTGTCGAAATCGCTGCAGCCGATCGCGCCGCCCAGCATCACCCTGCTGTCCGCCGACGGTCAGCCGATCGCGCGGCGGGGCGCCGTGATCGCCGAGCCGGTGGTCCTCTCGGAGTTGCCCGATCATGTTACCGGCGCCTTCACGGCCATCGAAGACCGGCGGTTTCAGAGCCATTGGGGCATCGATCCGCGCGGCATTGCACGGGCGATGTGGAACAATCTCAAAGCCGGAGGCATGCGCGAGGGCGGCAGCACGATCACCCAGCAACTCGCCAAAATGTCCTTTCTGTCCAACGATCGCACCTTCGGTCGCAAAGCGCAGGAAGCGGCGATCGCCTTGTGGCTCGAAGCCTGGCTGACCAAGGACGAGATCCTCACCCGGTATCTGTCCAACGCCTATTTCGGCGATAACGTCTATGGCCTGCGTGCGGCGGCGCGCCACTATTTCAATCGTGATCCTGAAGACCTGAACGCCGGACAGGCGGCCTTGCTGGCCGGATTGATGAAGGCGCCCTCCCGTCTTGCGCCGACGAAGAACCTGAAAGGCGCGCGCGAACGGGCGAAACTGGTGGTCGGCGCGATGGTCGAAACCGGCGTCCTGACCCAGGCGGAGGCAGACCGGTTGAAGCCGGTGAAATTGAACGTCGGGCCGGTCAAGGATCTGCCTACCGGCACTTACTTCGCCGATTGGGTACTCGGCGAGGCGCGGGCCAGGGCGGACACGGGCTATGGCGAGCAGACGATCGAGACGACGCTCGACAGCCGCCTGCAGGCGCTGGCGAACCGGGTCGTGCGCCGCGCAGGGCTTGGGCGGCATCAGGTGGCCCTGGTCGCGATGCGGCCGGATGGCCGGGTCGTCGCGATGATCGGGGGCAAGAGCTATAAGGACAGCCCGTTCAATCGCGCCACGCAAGCCAAGAGGCAGCCGGGATCGACGTTCAAATTGTTCGTCTACCTTGCCGCCCTGCGTGCGGGCATGACGCCGGAAAGCCGGATCGAGGATGCTCCCGTGACAATCGGCGATTGGTCTCCGCGCAATTCGGACGGACGGTATCGCGGGACGATCTCCCTGCGCGATGCGTTCGCCCGGTCGAGCAATGTCGCCGCCGTTCGTCTGCAGGAACGGGTAGGCCGGAACAATGTGACGCAGGCGGCGCGCGACCTTGGCCTCTCCGGCGCGCTGACGCCGCAGCCGAGCCTGGCCCTCGGCACGTCTGGCGCGACGCTCCTGGAAATGACGTCCGCTTATGCCGCTGTGGCCGCCAACCGTTATCCGGTCGCCGCCCATGGCCTGCCGCAACCCGAAGAAGGCTGGTTCTCGCAGATGTGGAACGGCCCCAAGAGCTTCGGCAACCGCACTTGGCAGATGCTGCTCGACCTTTTGTGGGCATCGGCCAACGAAGGCACCGGCCGCGCAGCCGCCTTGCCGGTGCCGACTTTCGGAAAAACCGGCACGACCCAGGACAGCCGCGACGCCATCTTCATCGGCTTTGCCAAGGATCTGGTGGTCGGGGTGTGGATCGGCAATGACGACAACAGCCCCCTTCCCGGCGGCACGGCCGGCGGCGGCCTGCCGGCGCGTATCTGGCGCGATTTCATGGGCGGGGCGCTGGGTGTTGGAGTGCGGGCCGCCCCTGCGACCACTCAAGAGACGGAACCGGATATTTCAAATGAAAATCTGTCCATCGACGCGGTCATCGGCGACGATAGTGGCATCGTAAACCTTGAGATCGACACCCCCGCGCTAGATGTGACGATACCAATCCCTGTCAGGCCTGGGGATGACGAGGAAATCCCGGAACCGTCGGTCGTAATCGCACCCCCGCCGTCACGAGAACCGGCCGGTCAAACCGGCGAGAGGCGTTGA
- a CDS encoding TonB-dependent receptor has product MPVAAYAQQITTEIGGQVTDQTGASLSGATVIVTDTRTGAERTFTTGADGTFSARGLTTGGPYTVTATIPGYQGQTVEQVFTNLQGETRLTFALESEQTAGDNTIVVTGSRVGLTQLATGPGTSFGEEVLANAPSFNRDVRDIIRLDPRVSLDRDDGGSGQDRISCLGGNDRGNTFTVDGIPQSDVYGLNDTGFSARSSTPLPYDAIRETQVQFAPFDVDYGQFTGCAINVVTKSGTNDLRAGGFFEYSDASLRGKKVADRDVAAIRPEKRWGVSLGGPIIRDTLFLFGAYEHHEAGQSQDDGPAGAEPAYANPQTGITEAQFNEIREVLRSTYGIDTGDLVYSRDYTSDRYFLRGDWQINDDHRLEATYQRLEEATVRPDDLFTGNSPQAIGRNTFHISGTLSNYYSGRLYSQWTDNVSTELRYSRSEITDRQDPIGGGEAQSDNPIPRIIVGIDNPTGPDGAVLAGPGNSRSANDLRTKVEQYRAVINLDAGNHRFKLGAELNEADLFNLFVQNATGTLVFRNIADLRAGRLSPGTVPTNRACTSATTTTTPVNIINGCTYGAFGNFTPTGDITEAAAEFKRSLYSVYAQDDWSMNDALDVTAGVRIDWYDGGRPDYNPVFERRYGIPNNTSFSNIDPVILPRVAATYDLGDFSLFRRAQVRAGVGVFSGGDPLVWFGNAFQNDGSTFATGNSSATGCPRGQISVLTNGTFTGVPQCIQAAAQASAAAGQGNTQSIDPDIQMPTVLRANIGFETELNFASSGFFSGWDLDADYIYSKYRNPFTLVDLAQAVNPARGLNGFTRDGRPIYTSIDLLATGCNGKLVDAGAPPVYENLTSQCFTGSRGGELMLTNSDGYRSQIASFLLSKNFEGGVITEGGSTYITLGYAYTDAQDRRNMYNSTAGSNYSLSAAFDRQNPAASTGFYESRHNIAFSANFRNEFFSDLGTSLSLSFVARSGRPYSLTFTGNGVFNTTNGGLTSNDNALLYVPSGIDDPNISPLSNATEVAELVEFVNSLDCAREYRGASIKRNSCRNDWYFDLDLTLSQELPGPGRLFGRNDRMRAFATVDNFLNLLDKNWNVQNRRNFSGLQDVASLGSRTVNGIVYNGVDADGRYIINTFTGDTFDSDNGVNISSSVWRLKVGLSYEF; this is encoded by the coding sequence ATGCCTGTTGCCGCTTATGCGCAGCAGATTACAACCGAAATCGGCGGTCAGGTGACCGATCAGACCGGTGCGAGCCTTTCCGGCGCGACCGTGATCGTCACCGATACCCGGACCGGTGCGGAGCGCACCTTCACGACCGGCGCAGACGGCACCTTCTCCGCCCGCGGCCTCACCACGGGCGGTCCTTACACCGTCACGGCGACCATCCCCGGTTACCAGGGGCAAACGGTGGAGCAGGTTTTCACGAACCTCCAGGGCGAGACGCGCCTCACCTTCGCTCTCGAAAGCGAGCAGACGGCCGGCGACAACACCATCGTCGTGACCGGATCGCGCGTCGGCCTGACGCAGCTTGCCACGGGCCCCGGCACATCCTTCGGCGAGGAAGTCCTTGCCAATGCCCCTAGCTTCAACCGCGACGTCCGCGACATCATCCGTCTCGATCCGCGCGTCAGCCTCGACCGCGACGATGGCGGTTCGGGTCAGGACCGGATTTCCTGCCTCGGCGGTAACGACCGCGGCAACACCTTCACCGTCGACGGCATTCCGCAGAGCGACGTTTACGGCCTCAACGACACGGGCTTTTCGGCCCGCAGCTCGACCCCGCTGCCTTATGACGCGATCCGCGAAACGCAGGTTCAGTTCGCGCCCTTCGACGTCGATTATGGCCAGTTTACCGGCTGCGCGATCAACGTCGTGACCAAATCGGGCACCAACGATCTCCGCGCGGGTGGCTTCTTCGAATATTCGGATGCGAGCCTCCGCGGCAAGAAGGTCGCAGACCGCGACGTCGCGGCAATCCGCCCCGAAAAGCGCTGGGGCGTTTCGCTTGGCGGCCCGATCATCCGCGATACCCTGTTCCTGTTTGGCGCCTATGAGCATCATGAGGCCGGCCAGTCCCAGGATGACGGCCCCGCCGGCGCCGAACCCGCTTATGCCAACCCGCAGACGGGCATCACCGAAGCCCAGTTCAACGAAATCCGCGAGGTGCTGCGCAGCACCTACGGGATCGATACCGGCGATCTGGTTTACAGCCGGGATTATACCAGCGACCGCTACTTCCTGCGCGGCGACTGGCAGATCAACGACGATCACCGCCTAGAAGCAACCTACCAGCGTCTCGAAGAAGCAACCGTTCGTCCGGACGACCTGTTCACAGGAAATTCGCCCCAAGCGATCGGCCGCAACACTTTCCACATTAGCGGTACCCTCTCAAATTATTATTCGGGCCGCCTTTATTCGCAGTGGACGGACAACGTTTCGACCGAACTGCGCTACTCCCGTTCAGAAATTACCGACCGGCAGGATCCGATCGGCGGCGGCGAGGCTCAGTCCGACAACCCCATCCCGCGCATCATCGTCGGCATCGACAATCCGACTGGCCCCGATGGCGCCGTGCTGGCCGGGCCGGGCAATTCGCGTTCAGCCAACGATCTGCGCACCAAGGTCGAACAATATCGTGCGGTAATCAACCTTGATGCTGGCAATCACCGGTTCAAGCTGGGTGCCGAGCTCAACGAGGCAGATCTGTTCAATCTTTTCGTCCAGAATGCCACTGGAACGCTGGTCTTCCGCAATATCGCCGATCTTCGCGCTGGCCGGCTTTCCCCTGGCACGGTGCCGACGAACCGAGCCTGCACCTCTGCGACGACGACGACCACTCCGGTCAACATCATCAACGGCTGCACCTACGGTGCCTTCGGTAACTTCACGCCCACAGGCGACATCACTGAAGCAGCTGCGGAATTCAAGCGCAGCCTCTATTCGGTCTATGCTCAAGACGATTGGAGCATGAACGATGCGCTCGACGTCACGGCCGGTGTCCGGATCGATTGGTATGATGGCGGGCGTCCGGATTATAATCCGGTGTTCGAACGCCGCTACGGCATTCCTAACAACACCAGTTTCAGCAACATCGATCCGGTCATTTTGCCGCGCGTCGCTGCGACCTACGACCTTGGCGATTTCAGCCTGTTCCGTCGCGCCCAGGTTCGCGCAGGCGTCGGCGTCTTTTCGGGCGGCGACCCGCTCGTTTGGTTCGGCAACGCCTTCCAGAATGACGGCAGCACATTTGCAACGGGCAACAGCAGCGCAACGGGCTGCCCGCGTGGCCAGATCAGTGTGCTGACCAATGGCACCTTCACCGGCGTACCGCAGTGCATCCAGGCTGCGGCGCAAGCAAGCGCTGCAGCTGGCCAGGGCAACACCCAGTCGATCGATCCCGACATTCAAATGCCGACCGTGCTGCGCGCGAATATCGGTTTTGAAACCGAGCTGAATTTCGCGTCCAGTGGTTTCTTCAGCGGCTGGGATCTCGATGCCGACTATATCTACAGCAAGTATCGCAATCCTTTCACGCTGGTCGATCTTGCCCAGGCGGTGAATCCGGCGCGCGGTCTCAACGGCTTCACCCGCGACGGACGCCCAATCTATACCTCTATCGATCTGCTGGCGACGGGCTGTAACGGCAAGCTCGTGGATGCAGGCGCTCCGCCGGTTTACGAGAACCTGACGTCGCAATGCTTCACGGGCAGCCGCGGCGGCGAACTGATGCTCACCAATTCGGACGGCTACCGCAGCCAGATCGCCTCGTTCCTGCTGTCGAAGAATTTCGAAGGGGGCGTGATCACCGAGGGCGGTTCGACCTATATCACGCTCGGCTATGCCTATACCGACGCGCAAGACCGCCGGAATATGTACAACTCGACAGCTGGCTCGAATTACAGCCTTTCGGCCGCATTCGATCGCCAGAATCCGGCCGCGTCGACCGGATTCTACGAAAGCCGCCACAACATCGCTTTCTCGGCTAACTTCCGGAATGAGTTCTTCTCGGACCTGGGAACGTCGCTGAGCTTGAGCTTCGTGGCGCGCTCGGGCCGTCCGTACAGCCTGACCTTCACTGGCAACGGCGTGTTCAACACCACCAATGGCGGTCTCACGAGCAACGACAACGCCCTGCTCTATGTCCCGAGCGGCATCGACGATCCGAACATTTCGCCACTGTCGAACGCAACGGAAGTGGCGGAGCTCGTCGAGTTCGTGAACAGCCTGGATTGCGCCCGCGAGTATCGCGGTGCATCGATCAAGCGCAACTCGTGCCGGAACGACTGGTATTTCGATCTCGACCTGACGCTGTCCCAGGAACTGCCTGGGCCGGGCCGCCTGTTCGGCCGGAACGATCGCATGCGTGCGTTCGCCACGGTGGATAATTTCCTGAACCTTCTCGACAAGAACTGGAACGTGCAGAATCGCCGGAACTTCTCCGGCCTGCAGGACGTCGCGTCGCTCGGCAGCAGGACCGTGAACGGGATCGTCTATAACGGCGTCGACGCGGACGGCAGGTACATCATCAATACCTTCACCGGCGACACGTTCGACAGCGACAACGGCGTCAACATTTCGTCATCCGTATGGCGCCTCAAGGTTGGCCTGAGCTACGAATTCTAA